In a single window of the Paramisgurnus dabryanus chromosome 23, PD_genome_1.1, whole genome shotgun sequence genome:
- the snupn gene encoding snurportin-1 has product MEALTQALSSSFSVSKEPNSTSAPHPRLAQYKSKYSVLEQSERRRRFLELQKEKRLNYVNHARRLADGDWTGADSEDEEDEDKKSQQQLNKSTDEEGMEIEQRKKLPRHYANQLMLSEWMVDVPADLSSDWLMVVCPVGKRSLVVASKGSTSSYTKSGYCVNRFPSLVPGGNRHNSALGKDYTILDCIYSEIDRTYYILDVMCWRGHPVYDCSTEFRFYWLQSKVEEAEDLSEIFKINPFRFVSLNSITCSTESIQKALAHEYNFTVDGLLFYHKETHYTPGSTPLVGWLRPYMVADILGIEVPQCPLTCKPDYASHQLQQILEQKKTSTDVRPADQNGRYELEHLSTPETQLENSQPCQKESMEV; this is encoded by the exons ATGGAGGCTCTGACGCAGGCTCTGTCCTCCAGCTTCTCTGTGTCCAAAGAACCAAACAGCACATCTGCACCTCATCCACGCCTGGCCCAATACAAGAGCAAATATAGTGTCTTAGAGCAGAGCGAACGACGCAGGAGATTCCTGGAGCTGCAAAAAGA GAAGAGGCTAAACTATGTGAATCATGCGCGTCGACTGGCAGATGGAGACTGGACAGGAGCCGACAGTGAAGATGAGGAGGATGAAGATAAGAAGAGTCAACAACAGCTGAATAAAAGCACGGATGAGGAAGGGATGGAGATTGAGCAGAGGAAAAAGCTACCAAGACATTACGCCAACCAG CTGATGTTGTCGGAGTGGATGGTGGATGTTCCTGCAGATCTgagctctgattggctgatggtAGTTTGTCCAGTTGGGAAGCGATCCCTCGTCGTTGCCTCCAAG GGCTCCACGTCATCCTACACTAAGAGCGGCTACTGTGTCAATCGATTCCCCTCTCTTGTTCCTGGTGGGAATAGGCACAATTCGGCATTGGGGAAAG ATTACACAATTCTAGACTGCATCTACAGTGAGATAGACAGAACCTACTACATCCTGGACGTCATGTGTTGGAGAGGACATCCTGTCTATGACTGCTCT ACAGAGTTCAGATTTTATTGGCTGCAGTCTAAAGTGGAAGAGGCTGAAGATCTTTCCGAAATTTTCAAGATTAATCCT TTTCGATTTGTCAGTCTGAACAGCATCACCTGTTCAACAGAGTCCATTCAGAAAGCTCTTGCACATGAATACAACTTCACC GTGGACGGACTACTTTTCTACCACAAGGAGACCCACTACACTCCTGGTAGCACTCCGCTGGTTGGCTGGCTCAGACCTTACATGGTGGCGGATATCTTGGGCATAGAGGTGCCACAGTGCCCTCTTACCTGCAAGCCTGACTATGCCAGCCACCAACTTCAGCAGATCCTGGAACAAAAGAAAACATCCACAGATGTTCGCCCAGCCGATCAGAACGGCCGATATGAACTGGAACACCTCTCCACGCCAGAGACACAGCTGGAGAATTCACAACCCTGTCAGAAGGAGAGCATGGAGGTCTGA
- the snx33 gene encoding sorting nexin-33, with translation MSLRAKALYTFQSENKEEISIQENEELVIFDENSVDGWLQGENSKGERGLFPASYVDIIRSRSGSNLTDHSLSSPGSSPGKDLSYIHSQSTTLPSDDDDDWDDWDDSSTVVDDEDPRRGVGANGHSHQMGYSNPNVHYRTKPHMERQDSMSGNRKGSMVGRNLNRFSSFVRSGVEAFILGDVPMMAKIAESYTIEMGPRGPQWKDSPQPFSCSIEDPTKQTKFKGIKTYISYRVTPSHTTRPVYRRYKHFDWLYNRLLHKFTVISVPHLPEKQATGRFEEDFIEKRKRRLILWMDHMTSHPVLSQYEGFEHFLMCADDKQWKLGKRRAEKDEMVGAHFMLTFQIPNEHQDLQDVEERIDSFKSFAKKMDDSVLQLTNVASELVRKHLGGFRKEFQRLGNAFQSISQSFQLDPPYSSDALGNAITHTGRTYENIGEMFAEQPKYDLFQMLDKLSLYQGLLSNFPDIIHLQKGAFAKVKESQRMSDEGKMDQEEADGIRKRCRTVGFALQAEMNHFHQRREVDFKEMMQAYLRQQIAFYQRVGQQLERTLRMYDNL, from the exons ATGTCCCTGCGAGCCAAAGCCCTCTACACTTTCCAAAGCGAAAACAAGGAAGAGATCAGCATACAGGAGAACGAAGAGCTGGTGATCTTCGACGAGAACTCCGTGGACGGCTGGTTACAAGGAGAAAACAGCAAAGGGGAGCGTGGACTGTTCCCTGCCTCCTATGTGGACATCATCCGGAGTCGCTCTGGATCCAACCTAACCGACCATTCCTTAAGCTCGCCCGGAAGTTCACCCGGTAAAGATCTGTCGTACATCCACTCGCAGTCTACGACCCTGCCGAGCGATGATGACGACGATTGGGACGACTGGGATGACAGTTCAACGGTGGTTGACGATGAAGATCCTCGGAGAGGAGTGGGCGCCAATGGGCATTCCCACCAAATGGGGTATTCCAACCCGAACGTCCACTACAGGACGAAGCCGCACATGGAACGTCAGGACAGCATGTCCGGTAATAGAAAGGGCAGCATGGTGGGGAGAAACCTGAATCGATTCTCCAGTTTCGTGCGGTCGGGTGTGGAGGCCTTCATACTCGGTGATGTCCCAATGATGGCTAAGATTGCAGAGTCTTACACTATAGAGATGGGTCCCCGGGGGCCGCAATGGAAGGACAGCCCTCAGCCTTTTTCTTGTTCCATTGAAGACCCCACCAAACAGACGAAGTTTAAAGGCATTAAGACTTACATCTCATACCGCGTGACCCCCAGTCATACTACCAGGCCGGTATATCGGCGATACAAGCACTTTGACTGGCTCTACAACAGACTACTGCACAAGTTCACGGTGATCTCCGTGCCCCATCTCCCGGAGAAACAGGCCACGGGTCGGTTCGAGGAAGATTTCATTGAGAAGAGAAAGAGGAGGCTTATCCTATGGATGGACCACATGACCAGCCACCCCGTCCTGTCTCAGTACGAAGGTTTCGAGCACTTCCTCATGTGTGCTGACGACAAACAGTGGAAGCTCGGGAAGAGGAGAGCGGAGAAGGACGAGATGGTCGGCGCTCATTTCATGCTCACCTTTCAGATTCCCAACGAGCATCAGGACCTTCAGGACGTCGAGGAACGCATCGACTCCTTCAAGTCGTTCGCCAAAAAGATGGATGACAGCGTGCTGCAGCTCACGAACGTCGCTTCGGAGCTGGTACGAAAACATCTGGGAGGTTTCCGGAAGGAGTTCCAGAGGCTCGGGAACGCCTTTCAGTCCATCAGCCAGTCGTTTCAGCTGGACCCGCCGTACAGCTCGGACGCCCTGGGCAATGCCATCACTCACACCGGACGCACCTACGAGAACATCGGGGAGATGTTCGCAGAGCAGCCCAAATATGACCTGTTTCAAATGCTGGATAAACTATCGCTGTATCAGGGCCTGCTGTCCAACTTTCCCGACATCATTCACCTGCAAAAAG gTGCCTTTGCAAAGGTGAAGGAGTCTCAGCGTATGAGCGATGAGGGGAAGATGGATCAAGAGGAAGCTGACGGTATCCGTAAACGCTGCAGGACTGTAGGTTTTGCCTTGCAGGCCGAGATGAATCACTTTCATCAACGAAGGGAGGTGGATTTTAAAGAGATGATGCAAGCGTATCTCCGCCAACAGATCGCCTTTTACCAGCGTGTGGGTCAGCAGTTAGAGAGAACCCTACGCATGTATGACAACCTCTAG